In one Nocardioides luteus genomic region, the following are encoded:
- a CDS encoding SRPBCC domain-containing protein, with the protein MTTTKHETTIEASKETPTITIVREFDAPPELVFRAHADKDLYARWLGPRDVGMNITEWDFRTGGSWAYSAERDGDEFTQFFGSFHEVRENERIVQTFTWRGAPDGASLEFLTLEPLPGGRTRLTGLSVVESFETQAAIMASGMDKGVIQGYEQLDELLEELS; encoded by the coding sequence ATGACCACCACGAAGCACGAGACCACGATCGAGGCCTCCAAGGAGACCCCCACGATCACCATCGTCCGCGAGTTCGACGCTCCCCCGGAGCTCGTCTTCCGCGCCCACGCCGACAAGGACCTGTACGCCAGGTGGCTCGGGCCCCGCGACGTCGGCATGAACATCACCGAGTGGGACTTCCGCACCGGGGGCTCGTGGGCCTACTCGGCCGAGCGTGACGGTGACGAGTTCACCCAGTTCTTCGGCAGCTTCCACGAGGTGCGCGAGAACGAGCGCATCGTGCAGACCTTCACCTGGCGCGGCGCCCCCGACGGAGCCTCGCTGGAGTTCCTCACCCTCGAGCCGCTCCCCGGCGGCCGCACCCGGCTGACCGGCCTCAGCGTCGTCGAGTCCTTCGAGACCCAGGCCGCGATCATGGCCAGCGGCATGGACAAGGGCGTCATCCAGGGCTACGAGCAGCTCGACGAGCTCCTCGAGGAGCTCTCGTGA
- a CDS encoding YciI family protein, whose protein sequence is MALVAVLYAYNDLPDVRAEHLDAHRGFLASQDNLVLSGPSSDGSALLVFEGEIAGVEATLDDDPFLAVGLIKERRVFEWTPVLGSWKAQLGL, encoded by the coding sequence ATGGCCCTCGTCGCAGTCCTGTACGCCTACAACGACCTCCCCGACGTACGCGCCGAGCACCTCGACGCCCATCGCGGGTTCCTGGCGAGCCAGGACAACCTGGTCCTCTCCGGCCCCAGCTCCGACGGCTCCGCCCTGCTCGTCTTCGAGGGCGAGATCGCCGGAGTCGAGGCGACCTTGGACGACGACCCGTTCCTCGCGGTCGGGCTGATCAAGGAACGCCGGGTCTTCGAGTGGACCCCGGTCCTCGGCTCTTGGAAGGCCCAGCTGGGCCTGTGA
- a CDS encoding AMP-binding protein: MDDAVVRAEKTVAAMAEWLAGGGPEHWVVETSGSTGTPKRVMLSREAMTASAAASARRVGASGQWLLTLPDSYVAGANVIARSLLAGFEPVITAAHESFAKATEAMAEGPRFVSMVPTQLHRIVESGGDDLAALAGFHTLLLGGGPIDPSLRTRAEQAGVDVVATYGSAETCGGCVYDAMPLDGVGIAIGTDGRVRISGPTLFDGYQDDPVQTAEALVDGWFLTSDAGTLDEDGRLRILGRLDDMVITGGVKVPAALVARRLREHPAVTAAEALGVPDDEWGQRLVAFVVGDIDAGAAREWVAAEHPRSWAPRQVVALDEVPLLGNGKPDRQALLALVTSDEMESR; this comes from the coding sequence GTGGACGACGCGGTGGTACGGGCTGAGAAGACCGTCGCCGCGATGGCCGAGTGGCTCGCCGGAGGCGGGCCGGAGCACTGGGTCGTGGAGACCTCCGGGTCCACCGGCACGCCCAAGCGGGTGATGCTCTCGCGCGAGGCGATGACGGCGTCCGCGGCGGCGTCGGCGCGGCGCGTCGGGGCGAGCGGGCAGTGGCTGCTGACCCTGCCCGATTCGTACGTCGCCGGAGCCAACGTGATCGCCCGCTCGCTCCTCGCGGGGTTCGAGCCGGTGATCACCGCAGCCCACGAATCCTTCGCGAAGGCCACCGAGGCGATGGCGGAGGGGCCGCGGTTCGTCTCGATGGTGCCGACCCAGCTGCACCGGATCGTCGAGTCCGGTGGCGACGATCTCGCCGCGCTTGCCGGGTTCCACACGCTGCTGCTCGGCGGTGGCCCGATCGACCCGTCGCTGCGTACCCGGGCCGAGCAGGCCGGGGTCGACGTCGTGGCCACCTACGGGTCGGCCGAGACCTGCGGCGGGTGCGTCTACGACGCGATGCCGCTGGACGGTGTCGGGATCGCGATCGGCACCGACGGCCGGGTCCGGATCAGCGGCCCGACGCTCTTCGACGGTTACCAGGACGATCCCGTCCAGACGGCGGAGGCGCTGGTCGACGGCTGGTTCCTCACCTCCGACGCCGGCACGCTGGACGAGGACGGACGGCTCCGGATCCTCGGCCGTCTCGACGACATGGTGATCACCGGCGGCGTGAAGGTGCCGGCGGCACTCGTCGCCAGGAGGCTCCGCGAGCACCCGGCCGTGACGGCCGCCGAGGCGCTCGGCGTCCCTGACGACGAGTGGGGTCAGCGCCTGGTCGCCTTCGTCGTCGGCGACATCGACGCCGGTGCCGCCCGCGAGTGGGTCGCCGCGGAGCACCCACGGTCTTGGGCGCCGCGACAGGTCGTCGCGCTCGACGAGGTCCCGCTCCTCGGCAACGGGAAGCCCGACCGGCAGGCGCTGCTCGCGCTGGTCACGAGCGACGAGATGGAGTCCCGATGA
- the menD gene encoding 2-succinyl-5-enolpyruvyl-6-hydroxy-3-cyclohexene-1-carboxylic-acid synthase, with protein MATATELARAVVTALLEARVTDIVIAPGSRNAPLSFAAFDAARAGLVRLHTRIDERSAGFFALGLTKVGSRAAVMCTSGTAVANLHPSVLEAAHAGVPLIVVTADRPARLRETGANQVTDQVGIFGRLVETLDVAEAPAEDHIDALDAARGPVHWNLQLDEPLTPPDRWEPGRVEVRPEPLRPELKIHESIPTGAGTPLTVVVAGDDAGPPSRVLAQDGGWPLLAEPSSGARTGDNALRSYRLLLESPLAERIERVVVYGHPTLSRPVTNLLARADVEIIAAPVDGVWPARPFRVDRTIRTRLHVDGTPDTAWLEEWRSADREVSRQVDRLLHEQPEMTAYDVSACVARALPDGGLLMLGPSNPVRDLDLMMRPNNVGGRRKVIANRGLAGIDGIVSTAIGAAVGRSSSTRALALMGDVTFLHDAGGLLLGPEEVRPDLTIVVANDDGGSIFASLEQGADDYADRFERLFGTPHGTSLEALCAAHRIPHLAVTSVPELEAALASPNGGIEVIEAVVSRAGRRELDLAIRALARS; from the coding sequence GTGGCTACGGCTACTGAGCTCGCCCGGGCGGTCGTCACCGCGCTCCTCGAGGCGCGCGTCACCGACATCGTCATCGCGCCGGGCTCGCGCAACGCGCCGCTGTCGTTCGCGGCCTTCGATGCCGCGCGGGCCGGGCTGGTGCGCCTGCACACCCGGATCGACGAGCGCTCGGCCGGCTTCTTCGCCCTCGGCCTGACCAAGGTCGGCTCGCGTGCGGCCGTGATGTGCACCTCCGGCACCGCGGTCGCCAACCTGCACCCGTCGGTGCTCGAGGCGGCCCATGCGGGCGTACCGCTGATCGTCGTCACCGCCGACCGGCCGGCGCGGCTCCGCGAGACCGGCGCCAACCAGGTCACCGACCAGGTCGGCATCTTCGGCCGGCTGGTGGAGACCCTCGACGTGGCCGAGGCGCCGGCCGAGGACCACATCGATGCCCTCGACGCCGCACGCGGCCCCGTCCACTGGAACCTCCAGCTCGACGAGCCGCTCACCCCGCCCGACCGGTGGGAGCCGGGGCGGGTCGAGGTCCGCCCGGAGCCGCTACGCCCCGAGCTGAAGATCCACGAGTCGATCCCGACCGGCGCCGGTACGCCGCTGACGGTCGTCGTCGCCGGCGACGACGCCGGCCCGCCCTCGCGTGTCCTCGCCCAGGACGGCGGCTGGCCGCTGCTCGCCGAGCCCTCCTCGGGCGCCCGTACGGGCGACAACGCCCTCCGCTCCTACCGGCTGCTGCTCGAGTCGCCGCTCGCCGAGCGGATCGAGCGGGTCGTCGTCTACGGTCACCCCACCCTCTCGCGTCCGGTCACCAACCTGCTCGCGCGCGCCGACGTCGAGATCATCGCGGCCCCGGTCGACGGTGTCTGGCCCGCGCGCCCGTTCCGGGTCGACCGCACGATCCGCACCCGGCTCCACGTCGACGGCACCCCGGACACCGCGTGGCTGGAGGAGTGGCGCTCGGCCGATCGCGAGGTCAGCCGCCAGGTGGACCGGCTGCTCCACGAGCAGCCGGAGATGACGGCGTACGACGTCTCCGCCTGTGTCGCCCGGGCCCTGCCCGACGGCGGGCTCCTGATGCTGGGTCCCTCGAATCCCGTACGCGACCTGGACCTGATGATGCGGCCCAACAACGTCGGCGGGCGACGGAAGGTGATCGCCAACCGTGGCCTGGCCGGCATCGACGGCATCGTCTCGACCGCGATCGGCGCCGCCGTCGGCCGATCGTCGTCGACGCGCGCGCTCGCGCTGATGGGCGACGTCACCTTCCTGCACGACGCCGGTGGCCTCCTGCTCGGCCCCGAGGAGGTCCGCCCCGACCTCACCATCGTCGTCGCCAACGACGACGGCGGCTCGATCTTCGCCTCGCTCGAGCAGGGCGCCGACGACTACGCCGACCGCTTCGAACGCCTCTTCGGAACTCCGCACGGCACCTCCCTCGAAGCGCTCTGCGCCGCCCACCGCATCCCGCACCTCGCGGTCACCTCCGTGCCCGAGCTCGAGGCCGCCCTCGCCTCCCCGAACGGTGGCATCGAGGTCATCGAGGCCGTCGTCTCCCGTGCCGGCCGCCGGGAGCTCGACCTGGCCATCCGGGCCCTGGCTCGCTCCTGA
- a CDS encoding TIGR03086 family metal-binding protein, whose protein sequence is MSPSEQHAYDAARFAELVGSAAPGDWARPSPVAAWTALDVVEHLVGWPRDFLRGSAGVDLAPLDVAADPVAAWKTHTADIQGLFDDPAGRTVSNPHMGDKPLDVALSEIYTPDIWMHSWDLARALGRDFDLGDERASAMLTGAAAMEDAMRASGQFGPRVEVPADATPQAQLLGFIGRDPYWTP, encoded by the coding sequence GTGAGTCCTTCCGAGCAGCACGCGTACGACGCCGCCCGGTTCGCCGAGCTCGTCGGCTCCGCCGCCCCCGGGGACTGGGCCCGCCCCAGCCCGGTGGCGGCGTGGACCGCTCTGGACGTGGTCGAGCACCTGGTCGGCTGGCCACGCGACTTCCTGCGGGGGTCGGCCGGCGTGGATCTCGCGCCGCTCGACGTCGCAGCTGATCCGGTCGCCGCCTGGAAGACCCACACCGCCGACATCCAGGGGCTCTTCGACGACCCCGCCGGCCGGACGGTCTCCAACCCCCACATGGGCGACAAGCCGCTCGACGTCGCGCTCTCGGAGATCTACACGCCTGACATCTGGATGCACTCCTGGGACCTCGCCCGCGCCCTCGGGCGCGACTTCGACCTGGGCGACGAGCGCGCGTCGGCGATGCTCACCGGCGCTGCTGCGATGGAGGACGCCATGCGCGCCTCGGGTCAGTTCGGCCCGCGGGTCGAGGTCCCAGCTGACGCGACCCCTCAGGCGCAGCTCCTCGGCTTCATCGGCCGGGATCCGTACTGGACCCCGTGA
- a CDS encoding ankyrin repeat domain-containing protein, with product MTTTLPWDGILMPREAYGPAAVKARDSLTDAAAQGDWRRALSQVRNDYTVGVNTWKIGGESMFTPLHHAAYLGAPRETVQELLSLGGVRSLPTAHGETPYLLAKRRGHDHLLDMLDPFFRPGTPLGDNLEAVNHHVNTTLAELTAEFRGDHQLRTFDVRLISEEGGPDEAWFTAPGMYGGIRIGMFWGRAHLEYNSRLGDSYVVVGPEGSAYVSRSKRALPLPTR from the coding sequence ATGACCACCACGTTGCCATGGGACGGCATCTTGATGCCTCGCGAGGCCTACGGCCCCGCAGCGGTCAAGGCCAGGGACTCGCTCACCGACGCGGCCGCGCAGGGGGACTGGCGCCGCGCGCTCTCGCAGGTGCGCAACGACTACACCGTCGGCGTCAACACCTGGAAGATCGGCGGCGAGTCGATGTTCACCCCGCTCCACCACGCCGCCTACCTCGGTGCGCCGCGGGAGACGGTGCAGGAGCTCCTCTCGCTGGGCGGGGTCAGGTCGCTGCCCACCGCGCACGGCGAGACGCCCTACCTGCTCGCCAAGCGACGCGGTCACGACCACCTGCTCGACATGCTCGACCCGTTCTTCCGCCCCGGCACCCCGCTCGGTGACAACCTCGAGGCCGTCAACCACCACGTCAACACGACGCTCGCCGAGCTGACCGCCGAGTTCCGCGGCGACCACCAGCTGCGTACGTTCGACGTCCGGCTCATCTCCGAGGAGGGCGGCCCCGACGAGGCCTGGTTCACCGCCCCGGGGATGTACGGCGGCATCCGGATCGGCATGTTCTGGGGTCGTGCGCACCTGGAGTACAACTCCCGCTTGGGCGACTCCTACGTCGTCGTCGGCCCGGAGGGCTCGGCCTACGTGAGCCGCTCCAAGCGCGCGCTCCCCCTTCCCACCCGCTGA
- a CDS encoding isochorismate synthase translates to MSESEQRSLVATTVALDAGSETLDDLLALLPARRRVLSWVRHGEGLVGWGTAAEIRTSGPERFAHATKWFEELAAVSTVSDPVGVPGTGLVGFGSFAFADLPGFSVLKVPAVVVGKRGDTAWVTTVGPAATPPPPLAPTPAPEAPRDVVFADAYVDGEHWMRIVADAVSRLQHGDLDKVVLARDLLAAASAPIDIRAVLRRLAAAYPTCWTFHVDDLFGATPELLVRRERGLVTSRVLAGTIWPTGEEDLDHALAASLAESSKNLEEHEYAARSVADALEPHCSSMNVPEAPFVLKLPNVMHLATDITGVASDGVSSLDLAAALHPSAAVGGTPREDAVALIAEIESMERARYAGPVGWMDASGDGEWGIALRSAEMIDDRTARLFAGCGIVASSDPETELAETQAKFVPIRDALS, encoded by the coding sequence GTGAGTGAGTCTGAGCAGCGGTCCCTGGTGGCCACCACCGTGGCCCTCGACGCCGGGTCCGAGACGCTCGACGACCTGCTCGCGCTGCTGCCCGCACGCCGGCGCGTGCTGTCGTGGGTCCGCCACGGCGAGGGCCTGGTCGGCTGGGGCACCGCCGCCGAGATCCGTACGTCCGGGCCCGAGCGGTTCGCGCACGCGACCAAGTGGTTCGAGGAGCTGGCCGCCGTCTCGACGGTCTCCGATCCTGTCGGCGTGCCCGGCACCGGACTGGTCGGCTTCGGCTCCTTCGCCTTCGCGGACCTGCCCGGTTTCTCCGTGCTCAAGGTGCCCGCGGTCGTCGTCGGCAAGCGTGGCGACACCGCCTGGGTGACCACGGTCGGACCGGCCGCCACGCCGCCTCCTCCCCTGGCTCCGACGCCGGCCCCGGAGGCGCCGCGCGACGTCGTCTTCGCCGACGCGTACGTCGACGGCGAGCACTGGATGCGGATCGTCGCCGACGCCGTCTCCCGGCTCCAGCACGGAGACCTCGACAAGGTCGTCCTCGCCCGCGATCTGCTTGCCGCGGCCAGCGCGCCGATCGACATCCGCGCCGTGCTGCGGCGGCTGGCCGCTGCGTACCCGACGTGCTGGACGTTCCACGTCGACGACCTCTTCGGCGCGACCCCCGAGCTGCTCGTCCGCCGCGAGCGCGGCCTGGTCACCTCCCGCGTCCTCGCGGGCACGATCTGGCCGACCGGCGAGGAGGACCTCGACCACGCCCTGGCCGCCTCGCTGGCGGAGTCGTCGAAGAACCTCGAGGAGCACGAGTACGCCGCCAGGTCGGTCGCCGACGCCCTGGAGCCGCACTGCTCCTCGATGAACGTGCCCGAGGCTCCCTTCGTGCTCAAGCTCCCCAACGTGATGCACCTGGCCACCGACATCACCGGTGTGGCCAGCGACGGGGTGAGCTCGCTCGACCTGGCCGCGGCACTGCACCCCTCGGCCGCGGTCGGCGGCACCCCGCGCGAGGACGCCGTCGCCCTCATCGCCGAGATCGAGTCGATGGAGCGCGCCCGCTACGCCGGGCCGGTCGGCTGGATGGACGCCTCCGGCGACGGCGAGTGGGGCATCGCGCTGCGCTCGGCCGAGATGATCGACGACCGCACCGCCCGCCTCTTCGCCGGCTGCGGCATCGTGGCGAGCTCCGACCCGGAGACCGAGCTGGCCGAGACCCAGGCCAAGTTCGTCCCGATCCGCGACGCCCTGTCCTAA
- a CDS encoding o-succinylbenzoate synthase: MSPHVFSLPMTTRFRGITEREGLVFEGAGGWGEWSPFLDYDTPEIEPWLRCAEEAAAGDWPEPVRDAVPVNATVPAVGPERAHEIVARSGCATAKVKVADPGQSLADDIARVEAVRDALGPAGKVRIDVNGLWTVDEALASIKVLDRAAGGLEYVEQPCPTVEELADVRRKVDVPIAADESIRRATDPYRVRDLQAADVAVLKVQPLGGVRACLRIAEDIGLPCVVSSALETSVGMAAGIALAAALPELPYACGLGTVSMFTDDITATSLLPDGGVLPVLAASPAPVRLLTEPALRASAERTESWRRRLADVVAYRESAPDPHTADGRSRRGYGY, translated from the coding sequence ATGAGCCCGCACGTCTTCTCCCTCCCGATGACCACGCGCTTCCGCGGGATCACCGAGCGCGAGGGCCTCGTCTTCGAGGGCGCCGGCGGATGGGGCGAGTGGTCGCCGTTCCTCGACTACGACACCCCCGAGATCGAGCCCTGGCTGCGCTGCGCCGAGGAGGCGGCCGCGGGGGACTGGCCGGAGCCCGTCCGTGACGCCGTGCCCGTCAACGCCACCGTGCCCGCCGTCGGGCCGGAGCGTGCCCACGAGATCGTGGCCCGATCCGGGTGCGCGACCGCCAAGGTGAAGGTCGCCGACCCGGGCCAGAGCCTGGCCGACGACATCGCCCGCGTCGAGGCGGTCCGGGACGCCCTCGGCCCCGCGGGCAAGGTACGCATCGACGTCAACGGCCTCTGGACGGTCGACGAGGCGTTGGCCTCGATCAAGGTGCTGGACCGTGCCGCCGGCGGGCTCGAGTACGTCGAGCAGCCCTGCCCCACGGTCGAGGAGCTCGCCGACGTACGCCGCAAGGTGGACGTGCCGATCGCCGCGGACGAGTCGATCCGGCGGGCCACGGACCCCTATCGCGTACGCGACCTCCAGGCTGCCGACGTGGCGGTGCTGAAGGTGCAGCCGCTGGGCGGCGTACGCGCCTGCCTTCGGATCGCCGAGGACATCGGGCTCCCGTGCGTGGTCTCCTCGGCGCTGGAGACCTCGGTCGGGATGGCCGCCGGGATCGCGCTCGCGGCGGCGCTGCCGGAGCTGCCCTATGCCTGCGGGCTGGGCACGGTCTCGATGTTCACCGACGACATCACCGCGACCTCGCTCCTCCCGGACGGCGGGGTCCTGCCGGTGCTGGCGGCCTCGCCGGCGCCGGTGAGGCTGCTCACCGAGCCGGCGCTGCGCGCGAGCGCGGAGCGTACGGAATCCTGGCGCCGGCGTCTCGCAGACGTGGTGGCCTACCGGGAAAGTGCCCCGGACCCTCACACAGCCGACGGAAGGAGCCGGCGTGGCTACGGCTACTGA
- a CDS encoding demethylmenaquinone methyltransferase, whose protein sequence is MTRADLDKQPGDVRRMFDAVAKRYDITNDVLSLGQDRRWRREVIKAVDPKPGELVLDLAAGTGTSSQPFLDAGAEVVPTDFSIGMLQVGKEAKPHLPFTAGDGTRLPYRDATFDAVTISFGLRNIVDPAAGLRELRRVTRPGGRIVVCEFSHPTWKPFRTLYVEYLMKALPPVARAVSSSPDAYVYLAESIRAWPDQAGLAEMLSSAGWKSPTWTNLSGGIVALHHATA, encoded by the coding sequence GTGACCCGAGCAGATCTGGACAAGCAGCCCGGCGACGTCCGCCGGATGTTCGACGCCGTGGCCAAGCGCTACGACATCACCAACGACGTGCTCTCGCTCGGCCAGGACCGGCGCTGGCGTCGCGAGGTGATCAAGGCCGTCGACCCGAAGCCCGGCGAGCTCGTGCTCGACCTGGCCGCCGGCACCGGCACCTCGTCGCAGCCGTTCCTGGACGCAGGGGCCGAGGTGGTCCCGACCGACTTCTCGATCGGGATGCTCCAGGTCGGCAAGGAGGCCAAGCCCCACCTGCCGTTCACGGCCGGCGACGGCACCCGGCTGCCCTACCGCGATGCGACCTTCGACGCGGTCACGATCTCGTTCGGTCTGCGCAACATCGTCGACCCGGCGGCCGGCCTGCGTGAGCTGCGTCGGGTCACCCGCCCCGGCGGCCGGATCGTGGTCTGCGAGTTCTCGCACCCGACCTGGAAGCCGTTCCGGACGCTCTACGTCGAATACCTGATGAAGGCCCTTCCTCCGGTCGCGCGCGCGGTATCGTCCTCCCCCGACGCGTACGTCTATCTCGCTGAGTCCATCCGGGCATGGCCAGACCAGGCAGGTCTCGCCGAGATGCTCTCCTCAGCGGGCTGGAAGTCGCCGACCTGGACGAATCTCTCGGGCGGAATCGTCGCACTCCATCACGCAACCGCTTGA
- a CDS encoding MBL fold metallo-hydrolase — translation MRITKFGHSCVRIEHDGAVVVVDPGVFAQPEALDGATAVLITHEHPDHYNPALLEGNDAPVFTIGAVAAQIQKGAPAVHERTTVVKPGESFDVGLPVTAVNEKHAVIHADLPHFDNSGYLIQAGDTKIFHPGDALDGPGEAVDVLFLPVSAPWARSAELIDFARSVGASRTVAIHDRVYSEAGSGIFDTQAAALIPAERGYVRLADGADL, via the coding sequence ATGAGGATCACGAAGTTCGGCCATTCCTGTGTCCGGATCGAGCACGACGGGGCGGTGGTGGTCGTCGACCCGGGCGTGTTCGCGCAGCCCGAGGCGCTCGACGGGGCGACGGCGGTGCTGATCACCCACGAGCACCCCGACCACTACAACCCGGCGCTCCTCGAGGGCAACGACGCACCGGTCTTCACCATCGGCGCGGTCGCGGCGCAGATCCAGAAGGGTGCTCCTGCGGTCCACGAGCGGACCACGGTGGTGAAGCCGGGCGAGTCCTTCGACGTCGGGCTGCCGGTCACGGCGGTCAACGAGAAGCACGCGGTCATCCACGCCGACCTGCCCCACTTCGACAACTCTGGCTACCTGATCCAGGCCGGGGACACCAAGATCTTCCACCCGGGCGATGCACTGGACGGCCCTGGCGAGGCCGTGGACGTACTCTTCCTGCCGGTCTCGGCGCCGTGGGCCCGGTCCGCCGAGCTGATCGACTTCGCCCGCTCCGTAGGAGCCTCGCGTACGGTCGCGATCCACGACCGGGTCTACTCCGAGGCCGGCTCCGGAATCTTCGACACCCAGGCCGCCGCCCTGATCCCGGCCGAGCGCGGCTACGTACGTCTCGCGGACGGGGCTGACCTCTGA
- a CDS encoding GH25 family lysozyme gives MTAIAAGLLLAVSLSPTQSAGAAEKDDRRLTQKARSHGVTLEHGAYVGWSTPGSHAEGGTPQEQPITAQASVSGIDVSGHQGNVDWAYWWGQGKRFAYIKATEGTYYRNSTYFPQQYNGSYNQGFIRGAYHFANPSDSGGAAQADYFVNNGGGWSADGKTLPGVLDIEYNPYSGGTCYGLSQASMRSWIAAFLDRYRYRTGRDAVIYTTTDWWTTCTGNTSQFASAHPLWIARYASSPGTLPAGWGYYTFWQYTSSPLDQNTFNGAYDRLQALALG, from the coding sequence GTGACCGCGATAGCCGCCGGTCTCCTCCTTGCCGTCTCGCTCTCCCCGACACAGTCCGCCGGCGCCGCCGAGAAGGACGACCGCCGTCTCACCCAGAAGGCGAGGTCCCACGGCGTCACGCTGGAGCACGGGGCGTACGTCGGTTGGTCGACGCCGGGCTCGCACGCCGAGGGCGGCACGCCCCAGGAGCAGCCGATCACGGCCCAGGCGTCCGTGTCGGGCATCGACGTCTCCGGTCATCAGGGCAACGTCGACTGGGCCTACTGGTGGGGCCAGGGCAAGCGGTTCGCCTACATCAAGGCGACCGAGGGCACCTACTACCGCAACAGCACCTATTTCCCGCAGCAGTACAACGGCTCCTACAACCAGGGCTTCATCCGCGGCGCCTATCACTTCGCCAACCCGTCGGACTCGGGCGGCGCGGCCCAGGCCGACTACTTCGTCAACAACGGCGGCGGCTGGTCGGCCGACGGGAAGACCCTGCCGGGCGTGCTCGACATCGAGTACAACCCCTACAGCGGCGGCACCTGCTACGGCCTCTCGCAGGCGTCGATGCGTTCCTGGATCGCGGCCTTCCTGGACCGCTACCGCTACCGCACCGGCCGCGACGCGGTCATCTACACGACCACCGACTGGTGGACGACCTGCACCGGCAACACCTCGCAGTTCGCGAGCGCCCATCCGCTGTGGATCGCGCGCTACGCCAGCTCGCCCGGCACCCTGCCCGCCGGATGGGGCTACTACACCTTCTGGCAGTACACGTCCTCACCGCTGGACCAGAACACGTTCAACGGCGCGTACGACCGCCTGCAGGCACTCGCGCTGGGCTGA
- a CDS encoding ArsR/SmtB family transcription factor yields MSEDRLSRVFAALADPTRRDLVARLSSADATVGELAAPYDVSLQAVSKHLKVLEDAGLVSRESRRAPVRLEAEVFDLMTRWIERYQQQAEERYQRLDALLAEMQEDRPAREPAREEDAS; encoded by the coding sequence ATGAGCGAGGACAGACTCTCCCGAGTCTTTGCGGCACTGGCGGACCCGACCCGGCGCGACCTGGTCGCCCGGCTCTCGTCTGCCGACGCGACCGTCGGCGAGCTGGCGGCGCCCTATGACGTCAGTCTCCAGGCGGTCTCCAAGCACCTCAAGGTGCTCGAGGACGCCGGCCTGGTGAGCCGGGAGTCGCGCCGCGCGCCCGTCCGCCTCGAAGCGGAGGTGTTCGACCTCATGACCAGATGGATCGAGAGATACCAGCAGCAGGCCGAGGAGCGCTACCAGCGCTTGGACGCACTGCTCGCCGAGATGCAGGAAGACCGACCAGCCCGAGAACCAGCCCGAGAAGAGGACGCATCATGA